Within the Catalinimonas niigatensis genome, the region GATGAGTGATTATGCCTTTGGATTAGATACTTTGATGCATTTTTATGGTTTGAATTCAGATATATTGCTAAAAACTCCTGCAAAACAACTGAAAGAGCATTTAAAACTTTCATTTGATCCCTATTGCGCACAGGCAGATCAGGGCATAAAAGCTCTTTTTGAGGAAGATATGATGATCGGTAATACCCTTACCTGCCCTGGATTCTATGCTCCACAGGGAAGAAAAATTCGCTTGCCAATCCAACCCGATAATCTCCATGAGAAGTTGGGTAATTATTCTTTTGTAGGAGGAAGAATCACTAATTTTGAGATGGAAACGGCAGGATATTATGCGCTGGGAAAAGCATTAGGACATCGCATGTTAAGTACCAATGCAATCGTAGCCAACCGTGCCACTATGACCTTTTCACAACAAGCTTCTAAAACCATTGATCACTTGATACGTACAGTATTGAACAAAATCTCAGGTTTGAAATAGAGTTTAATCCTGTGATTTGTCGGCTAAAAAATATATCCTTGCTGACATTTTATCGTAATAACTATCAGTACTAATTTAGAAACATTTTAAATATAATTGATATGAGTAAACCCGTAGAACTTACCGATTCTAATTTTGATGAACTGATTCAATCTGAAGATAAGCCAGTATTGGTAGATTTTTGGGCAGAGTGGTGCGGACCTTGTAAGATGATCGCTCCTGTTGTAAATGAATTAGCTGCGGACTATGAAGGCAAAGCCATAATCGGTAAAGTAGATGTAGATGCCAATCCTAGCATTTCGGCTAAATACGGTATCCGTAGTATTCCTACGCTTCTGGTTTTTAAAAATGGCGAAATTGTAGATAAGCAGGTAGGAGCAGTAAATAAAGGCGTGCTTTCACAAAAGCTGGATGCTCAGCTAGTGTAAGTATTATCCTTTTATATTACTGTTTTTTTCTGATTAGCTATTTGATTCCTTAAAAATCTATAGTAATATTGAATAATAAGTAAAAAAATAGTATTTTAATTGAATGATTGGTAGCCTTTCCAAAACAAACAACAAATTAGTCGCTGCACAACGTTGTGCATGCTGGTTTTGGTGTTGTGTGTTGTCTTAGATGGTAGGCTTACTGTGTTCAAATGTTTGAATAAATAACCAAAGTATAAATATACACAGGTTCAAAATAAAAGAATATAAGCCTTCCTAAACAAGTTATTAGGAAGGCTTTTTTTGTTTTCAACCTCTTTCAAAATTTAAATCCATGCAAAGTTTCCGAACAGAAATTGAAAATCCGGTTGTTGAAAAGGATATCATCGAACTGGAAAAAAAGATCCGGCTATTTCGTGAAGGTAATATTGATGAAGACCGTTTTCGTAGCCTCCGATTGGCCAGGGGAGTATATGGGCAGCGTCAACAAGGTGTACAAATGGTTCGGATCAAGATTCCTTTTGGTAGGCTTACTGTACCTCAGTTGCTTCGTATCGCTGATGTGTCAGATGAATATGCGAATGGTAATTTGCACCTGACTACCCGTCAGGATATTCAACTCCATTTTGTGAGTCTGGACCGTACTCCTGAGTTGTGGGCTGAGCTCGAGAAAGACGTATTGACACTGCGAGAAGCCTGCGGTAATACTGTTCGGAATATTACAGCATCTGCTAAAGCAGGTATTGACGCTAACGAGGCGTTTGACGTATCTCCGTATGCTCAGGCGATGTTTGAGTATTTTCTTCGTAATCCGGTTTGCCAAGAGATGGGACGCAAATTCAAAATTGCTCTTTCATCCAGCGAAGAGGATTCTGCATTTACTTTTATTCATGATATTGGACTTATTCCTAAAATTAAAGAAATTGAAGGTAAGCAGGTAAGAGGATTTAAGGTTTTAATAGGTGGAGGATTAGGAGCGCAGCCACAAATGGCGGAAGTAGCGTCAGAATTCATGGAAGAAGATCAGGTAATTCCTTTTACGGAGGCAGTACTTAGGGTATTTGACCGCCACGGCGAGCGAACCAAAAGAGGCAGAGCAAGAATGAAGTTTCTGATGAAAAGCATAGGCGTAGAAGAGTTGTTGAAATTAGCCAGTGAAGAACATAAAAGCTTAAAATCCAAATCATTTGTAGTAGACAGAAGTTTGGTTCCTGAACAGGTACTTCCTGTGCATAAGGAGTTTGGTTCTGCTACTTTGGCGGATGAAAGCAAATATGCCCTCTGGAAAGCAACAAACGTGTTCGCTCAAAAGCAGGACGGATATTTCGGAGTGCATATCAAATTACCATTAGGTAATATCCATTCTGATAAAGCTCGTCTTTTTGCCAGCATTGTAGAAAAATATGCTGCCAATGATGTGCGCATTACTGTCAATCAAGGTTTTTTGCTGAAGTTTCTGACAGCCGAAGCGCTACCTCATTTGTTCAATGCACTTGATGAAATTGGTCTGGCTGAACCAGGTTTTGATAGCACTGCAGACGTAACGGCTTGTCCCGGTACGGATACTTGTAACCTCGGCATTTCAAATAGCACCGGTGCTTCCAGCCGCATTGAGCAACTGATCCGTGAAGAATATCCTGAGTTTATCAAAAACAATGATATCAAGATAAAAATCAGCGGTTGTCCCAACTCTTGTGGACAACATGGTATAGCCAGCATTGGCTTTCATGGTAGTTCTATGAAAGACAAAGACAAGAAAGTCCTGCCTGCGCTACAGGTTTTGCTGGGAGGAGGAGTGGATGGAAACGGAACAGGACGTATCGGAGAGAAGATAACCAAAGTGCCTAGTAAAAGAGTCGCAGAAACCATACGCCTTTTGTTGGATGATTATGATGAGAACGCCAATAATGGGGAGTATTATGCTGATTATTTTGCCCGTCAGGGTAAAATGTATTTTTACTATTTGCTGAAACCTTTAGGAGAGCTTGAAAACCTTGAAGCCGGAGATTATCAGGATTGGGCAGATACCAATGCTGAAGAAACCTTTAAGGTTGAAACGGGCGTAGGTGAGTGTGCAGGAGTAGTGATTGATCTTATCCAGACCTTGATCATAGAAGCTGAAGAAAAGTTGCAAAATGCTTTTGACAACTTCAAAGCAGGAAACTTTGCAGATGCTATCTATCACGCTTACAATGCTTTTATCATCGGTGCCAAAAGCTTATTGCTATCCGATGATATCAATCCAAATACGCAGATGAATGTAATCAAAGAATTTGACGTGCATTTTGTAGCAGGTGGAAAAATAAAGTTACAATCAAGTTTTGAAGAATTGGTTATGCAAATGAGAGAGCATGAGCCGGGCGAGGATTTTGCCAAAAGCTATCTCTCAGCTTCTCAATCCTTTTTAGTGCTTATACAAAAGATTCGTGAGGATCAGTTAAAAGGTAAAGTGCATGCCTAATGCAGAAAAGAAAAAGCCACATGTATCTTTGGTTGGTGCCGGACCTGGAGATCCTGACTTAATTACCCTCAAAGGGATCAGGGCTCTGGAATCAGCCGATGTGGTATTATATGATGCGTTGGCAAATGATGCGTTACTCAAATATGCTCCCGCTCACGCACCCCGCATGTATGTGGGGAAGCGTGCGGGTAAGCATAACATGTCGCAGGAAGATATCAATAAACTGATCGTGAGTTGCGCAAGGCAATATGGACATGTTGCCCGCCTCAAAGGTGGAGACCCCTATATTTTTGGTCGTGGGCACGAGGAGCAGATGTGCGCTGAACAGGCGGGTATTGCTGTTACACTTGTTCCTGGGATCAGTAGTATCAATGCTGTACCTGCCCTCCAATCTATTCCCCTTACCCGACGTGGGCTCAGCGAAAGCTTTTGGGTAATTACCGGTACTACCCGATCAGGGACTATTTCACAAGACATTATTTTGGCAGCTCAATCTTCTGCCACTGTGGTGATCCTAATGGGTATGTCACGTATAGCGGAGATCCAGGAAGTCTTCGAGCGTGTAGGCAAATCTGAAACTCCGGTCGCTATTATTCAAAATGGCTCCATGTCTGATGAAAAAGTAGGCGTATCCAATGTAAATGAAATGTGTCGTATGGTGAATGAGCAGCAGTTAGGTTCTCCGGCAGTCATTGTGATTGGTGAAGTGGCTGCTTTACATCCTGCCTATGTAGCTAGAGCTGTGAAAGACGGATTAGCTAAGAAAACCACACACTCTATTTAGTAATTTCCTCAAGATAATTATTCAAATCATGTTCTAGGCACAAAACTTACGTTTGTATTTTTATTAGGAGCCTGGTAAGACTGCTTATTTTCATAAACTTTCATCAACAAAAAGGCAAGGCTGATATATTCAGACTTGCCTTTTTACTTCACTTAAAAATATACTTAAGCGGAGTTTTTCATCGCCTGCTCTAAGTCATCTTTAACATCTTCAATATGTTCCAGCCCTACGGAAAGGCGAATGAGCCCAGGGGTGATGCCAACTACTGCTCTTTCTTCATCAGAGAGTTTAGAATGTGTGGTTGATGCCGGATGCGTACAAATAGTCCGGGTATCACCCAAATTTGCAGTAAATGAAAGCATCTGAAGGGCATTCAGAAAGCGCTTTCCTCTTTCTAAACCTCCTTTCAATTCAAAAGTCAAAATGCCTCCACCCAGACGCATTTGCTTTTTTGCGAGTTCATGCTGAGGATGGGAGGGAAGAAAAGGGTACTTTACCCGGATGACATCAGGCTGTTCTTCCAGCCATTGGGCTAAGTGTAATGCATTTTCGCAGTGCTTCTCCATCCGTACTGCCAGTGTCTCCAGACTTTTGGATAGTATCCAGCCGTTAAATGGTGACATCGCCGGGCCTGTGTGGCGTGCCATAAATTTCACCTCTTTGATCAGTTCTTTACTACCCAATACTGCTCCACCAATGGTACGCCCTTGTCCATCTATAAACTTAGTCACAGAATGGGTGACAATGTGAGCACCAAATGCAATGGGGTTCTGTAAGTAGGGTGTAGCAAAGCAGTTATCTACATTCAGTAGAAGATTATGCTTATTCGCCAGCTTTCCCAACCACTCAAGGTCCAGTAAGTCTAAGCCTGGATTGGAGGGCGTTTCAACGAAGATCATTTTAGTAGAAGGCTGAATGTGTTTTTCCCAACCTTCCGGCTGATGGATATCCACATAAGTATGGTTAATACCCCAGCGTGGTAATAGCTGAGTTAGTATTTGATGTGTAGAACCAAATAAAGAGCGAGACGCCAAAATATGATCACCTGAGCGCAAAAAGGATGCAATACTGATGAACATAGCTGCCATCCCGGATGCAGTGGCAATTCCTGCTTCAGCACCTTCTAATGCACAAAGTTTATCGATGAACTCATCGTTATTAGGATTGGAAAAGCGCGTATATATATTTCCCTGAATCTCGTCAGCAAACATTGCACGTGCCTGTTCCGCATCTTCAAACACAAAACTGGAAGTTGCATAAATGGGTACACTATGTTCCCGATGTAGAGAGCGCTGCGTTTGATTTCGTATGGCTTCGGTTTCAAAATGGCGTTTCTTTTCTGCCATGATAGGATTAGGGTTTAATCTGAAAACTGTAAGATATTTCAGCAGTCTTCTCCAATATTTTTGCTACTGAGCAGTATTTGTCCAGGGAGAGGTCAATTGCTCTTTTGACTTTTCCTTCATCTAGTGAACCATACAATACATATTCCAATTGGATGGTTTTGAAGAGTGAAGGTACTTCCCCTTCATAACGCGTAGCATTTACATTTACTTTTATATCTTTAACTTCCTGTCTTTGCTTTTTGAGGATATCCAGAATATCAATGGTGCTACATCCTCCAATACCCGAGAGCAACAATTGCATTGGACGCATCCCTTTGTTTTGTCCACCGATATCCGGGCTGGCATCCATATTGATGCTAACTCCATCTTCATTGGTGGCTTCCATGTGAAAAGCTTGGTTAAGACGCTTAATTTTTATCTGCATTGCAACAAAAATTTAACTTACTTTGAAGGTGTTCGTAAATTGTTAAGTAGGCAAATTAATCCTAAACTAAGCAATAACAAAATTCAGCCATGAAAGAAATTACCGTACAAGAATTAAAGCAAATGCAGGATGACAAGGAGAACTTCCAGTTCATTGATGTGAGGGAGGGATATGAATACGTTGAAGCTAATCTTGGTGCTGAACTTATTCCTTTAGGGGAAGTACCTGATAGTGTAGATAAGTTTAAAAGAGATCAGAAGGTGGTGGTACACTGTAGAAGTGGTAAGCGTAGTGCCAATGCCATTAAATTTTTGGAAGAAAATTACCAGTTTGATAATCTTTATAATCTCAAGGGAGGCATATTGGCCTATCATCAGGAGATTGAAGGCAAGTAAGGCTATTCGGGAATAAGCTCTTCCCCTTGCTTTAAGGGAGCTAAAGGAAGATTGCCAGTAGGTTCAAGTTTGGTACTATCCTGAACCTGCTGGTTATTGGTATTACGATTTTTCTCTTCAATTCCTTTGGTTCGGGCAGCGTTAAAAAGTTCGCGAACTTTGTCAAAACTCTCTACATGCATCAAGCTGATTCCTTGGGTTGTATTATTACCGGCTCCTATACTGTTGAGAAGACTATTGTAAGTGTTTCTGTTGTAGACTTTTGCTCTCAGTTTTCCGTTTTGAGTCAGTAAGTATTCCACGGTTACATCCCCAATTACACTGGCGGCATCAGCTTCATTATTTACATTGGTAAAGCCTCCATCACGAGTGACGCGTAAACGACCATCAAGAAAGGTATAAGAGAGCCTGAGCTGAAAAGTATTAAAACGATCCTCATCAAACGATCCAAGATCCACATCAATTACCAGATTTTCGTCTACCTGACTTAACCAATAGCTGAATTGGTTAGAAAGGAGCTCACTCACACTGCTGCTGACCAGATTGCCGCCACCTTCAAAAGAACCTATTTCTGAAAAGCGTCTCAACACTATGAGGCTAAATACCTGACGTTTAGTTTCTTCTTCTCCATAAAGGGCGCTGTTTTTTAATGTTTCAACAGCAGTTTGCAAATAGATATTGTTTTCCGGATAATTTTGCACATCTATTTTAAAATCAATGTCAGGTGTCATTAAGTCTCCAGTCAGGTTCATATAAACGATAGCATCATATCTTCTGCGCACCTCATCATTATCTCTTGCCTCAGGATTAAGTACCAGGGGTTCCAATGAAGCGAGCTGCTGATAGGTGGCGTCAATATCTACGATCCCCCCATAAGGGTCGCCCAGCCATGAGATGGTACTGCCGGGTTGTATCTGAAATTCCTTGTTAATGATGTTATATAAGGTGAAATTATAACCACCTTCGAGGAAAGAAATATCGCCAAACATACTAAACTCACCAGCAGAGGAGAGCAAAAGCTGGAGCTGTCCTTCGCCTCTGCCCCGAATAATATCACCTGTTTTGATGTCAAAAATTAATTCTCCGTAAGCATCGGGTGTGATATCAATTTCCAGGTCAAGATTTACACCTTTTACATCTATTTTGTCGGTTAACGCTACCTCATCAACACTATCCTGATGGTTCACAAAACTGATAAACTCTGATTGCTGTGCATCTTCAACGCTTTCAATAGGGATAAAAATTTTGGTGCCCTTTTCCGTTCTAACCCGGGCTGTAATGTTCATATTCTCAATGGCACCCAATAAGCTTACCTCACCTGTTGCATAACCTTTCCCATAGAAAAGATCGTTGTCTTTTAACGTTGTATTAAGGACTGCAACATTATCAAGAGAGCCACTCAGGTCAATCACATAGTTGGTAAACCCATCATGAAAGATTCCTCCATTAAAAACAGCTATGTTATTTCGGGGATCAAAAAGAGTAAGATCTTTGACGCCTATGGTATTTTCATCAAAAAAGATACCTCCATCAAAACTATAGCTGGTATTCAGATAATTGATTTTGATGCTTCCATTCTGGATATCACCCTGCCCCAAAAGTATCGGGTATTGTAAGGTTCCGGAAATTGTAAAATTGCCATCAGCTGTGCCTCCAAATTCAGAAAAATAATCATCAAAATAAGGTTCAAGAATGTTAATATTGGCATCCTGGAAAAAAGCTTTAAGATTCAACTGCTCTACTTCTGCCTGGGGTTTGTAGCCTCCATTAAGTGAAATAATACGTTTACCGTTCCCGTTGACCATCAGGTTAAGCCTCATTTCTTTAGCAGTATTGTCCCAATCTGCCAGACTGATGATATTCCCAACTTTGAAGTTGTTGATGCTAAAGTTTTGGATAGAAAACTCACTATCCAGTACAAGTTGGCGGGTACTGTCCTGGTCAGCACTGAATATATTTTGTATATCCAGAAAGCCATTCACTTCTCCCTGGTAATTTCGTTTTAGCAGAGGGTTCAGGTTATCTACCTGAAAATGATTGATTTTTAAAGTCAGGGTTTTTTCTGGTTGATCTGATAAACCTCCAAAAATAGAAATCTCCTGCATTCCCTCTTCATTAGACTGATTGAATAAAGCGAACTGAGAAAATGAGATTTCATTGTTGGTGATAATTACCTTATTGCTATCAGAGAAAAACCAGGAGTGATCAAGGACTAATAAATCGGATGGGTGAAACTGAATTTCAGTAGTATCCTTCAAAAACCATAATTCACCCGACAGATTCGCGTGATTGGTAGTGTTCTCCTGCTGAATACTTTGCTGAAAATCAATATGATCATCGGACCAGATTGCTTCAAATATAAAGTCTTCAGTAGTTAGGTTAAGTTCATCTTTGTCTATTTCCTGTCTGTCTGATTCCAGATATACCATGGCAAGCACCTGTGTGCTGTCGGTAATCTTTGAAGTAGATATGTCTATCTTATTATCTAATAGCAAGCTATTATCATACTTAATACTGTCGATCTTGCTATGGAGTGTGATGATGTTGGTGTACCCTCCGGTAAATTTACCTTCTAAAAGTGTATTATAGGATACACTCATTTGCGGAGCAAAAAGCTGCAGTACCGGATTAAAATCCTCCAGATAGAATTCGTAGTTGAGCTCATATTTTTGTTCCTCATAAGATGCAATTGAGTTTACTTTTTTGTTGCTGTAATAAGCCTTAAGCTCTTCGGCATCATTAGTGAATATTAAAGCATACTCTTTTGCCAACTCTTCTACATCCTTAATCAGATATGAAAAATCATATTTGCCGGTTAGGCTTGCATTAAATTTATCAGAGTGTAGTTTAAAGGATCTTTCTTCTTCACTTTTAATAGATTCAAAAGAGAGTGTGTCCACTGCGAGGTTTCTGCCCTGATAAGAAACGAAAAGCTCACTAAAAGAGGCATCACCCACCAAGTCGTCTATTTTAAAGCCTTTGGTATTGGTAACAAGGCTGGTACTGAAAAAAATATCTTCTTCAGTCAGCTTAAGGGGTTTCAGAAATGCGGTATCCAGTTGAGCTTCCAGAACGATATCTTCCTTGCCATCTCTCAAATCTACTGTGCCATTGAGAGAAAACTTAAGATTAGGATCTGCGATATTTAACTTACCCTCAAAAAATGACTTGGCAAAGTGGGCATTGGTAGAAATGTTTTTATAGCGGTAATGATTAACCCCCAGATACTTGAATTTTGCATCTAGCTGAAAATCCGCATCATCAACATTCAGCCCGTTTCCATTGATAGTTCCGTTGAAAGTTGTCTTTTGGAATAGCCCGGGCTCAGGACTAAAAGCACTCAGATCAAAATCGGTGAGGGCCAGGCTTCCCGCATAAATAGGCTTGTCTTCAATTTTCAGGTTGATGTCAGAAACGATTTTTCCAAGTGCAGTTTGCGCATTTCCGTTGGCAACAAAGTCATTGGGGAAACCCAAAAACTGCCCATTAATATAGATATCCCCAAATTTACGGATAGTCCTAAAAGATTCCTGATCATCTATATATTGCTCCAGGTCTTTGGTATCAATGAGTGCCTCTTTCAGATTAAGATCAATAAAAGTTTCTTTGAAATCAGGCAAACCATCAAAGCTGACTTCACCTGCCATGTGGCTTCTGGCACCATAATCCAGTATGAAATCTTTTACCGTAAAATTTCTTACCAGCCCGTCAAACTCTCCACTGATCGTATAAAACTCATCAAAGCGCTGTAGATAAGGAGCAAAAAGTGCCAGATCACGTGAATGAATTTCTGTTTGCTTTATGCTGGCATTAATAGTTACACTGTCATTAAAATAGCTGAGGTCTGCTTTAGAGTCGTAATGAAAAACCACAGAATCTCTTACAGTACTGTTGCCAGCGTAGAGATCAAAATCACGGAAAGTCATAGATTGGTTGGTGTACTGGTAAAAACCTGTAAAATCATGTATGGTAAAATCATTTACCGGTTCATAACACCTCAGGCGATTGACCATGAGCTCCAATGTATCAGCTACTACTCTGAAATTCTTGACGTCGCCGTTAATTTTCTCAAGTTCAAAATGGTTATAGTCAAAAGCAGTGGTGATCGGAGGTCTTTCCAAATCCGAATAACTAAATTTCATTTCTCTCAGATGTACATCAGAAATCGTGAATACAGGAGGGGCTTTGGATTTTGGAGTGCCTCTTTTCTTAAAGATGCTACGGACATTGTCAATAAAACGAGTCATATTGAGCGTGCTATCTACAGGGCTTTTGGTCAGATTTACTTCGCCTCCCTGTATATGTGCTTCACTCAGATAAATATTGCGACCATCAATGAGAGTACGGATGTCAAAATCAATGGCTATCTCGCTTACCTGGATCATAGGAATTTTGTCATCATCAATCACCGCAATACTATCCAGCACGATGGTATCAAACCATTTGATATTTACTTTTTTGATGGAAGTCTGGAAGCCGGTTTTTTCTGTGATGGTTTGAGCAAGTTTATGAACAATCCTAGTCTGGATATAGGGAATTTGCACGGTAGCAACTAGCAAGGCTAACGTAATTGTAAGAACAACAGTAAGCCATAGTAAAGTCTTGAAGACTTTGCGTTGGGTTGTGCTACGATTTGTTGTTTCTTTGCTCAA harbors:
- a CDS encoding O-succinylhomoserine sulfhydrylase; the encoded protein is MAEKKRHFETEAIRNQTQRSLHREHSVPIYATSSFVFEDAEQARAMFADEIQGNIYTRFSNPNNDEFIDKLCALEGAEAGIATASGMAAMFISIASFLRSGDHILASRSLFGSTHQILTQLLPRWGINHTYVDIHQPEGWEKHIQPSTKMIFVETPSNPGLDLLDLEWLGKLANKHNLLLNVDNCFATPYLQNPIAFGAHIVTHSVTKFIDGQGRTIGGAVLGSKELIKEVKFMARHTGPAMSPFNGWILSKSLETLAVRMEKHCENALHLAQWLEEQPDVIRVKYPFLPSHPQHELAKKQMRLGGGILTFELKGGLERGKRFLNALQMLSFTANLGDTRTICTHPASTTHSKLSDEERAVVGITPGLIRLSVGLEHIEDVKDDLEQAMKNSA
- the trxA gene encoding thioredoxin; translation: MSKPVELTDSNFDELIQSEDKPVLVDFWAEWCGPCKMIAPVVNELAADYEGKAIIGKVDVDANPSISAKYGIRSIPTLLVFKNGEIVDKQVGAVNKGVLSQKLDAQLV
- the cobA gene encoding uroporphyrinogen-III C-methyltransferase — translated: MPNAEKKKPHVSLVGAGPGDPDLITLKGIRALESADVVLYDALANDALLKYAPAHAPRMYVGKRAGKHNMSQEDINKLIVSCARQYGHVARLKGGDPYIFGRGHEEQMCAEQAGIAVTLVPGISSINAVPALQSIPLTRRGLSESFWVITGTTRSGTISQDIILAAQSSATVVILMGMSRIAEIQEVFERVGKSETPVAIIQNGSMSDEKVGVSNVNEMCRMVNEQQLGSPAVIVIGEVAALHPAYVARAVKDGLAKKTTHSI
- a CDS encoding rhodanese-like domain-containing protein, coding for MKEITVQELKQMQDDKENFQFIDVREGYEYVEANLGAELIPLGEVPDSVDKFKRDQKVVVHCRSGKRSANAIKFLEENYQFDNLYNLKGGILAYHQEIEGK
- a CDS encoding OsmC family protein, giving the protein MEATNEDGVSINMDASPDIGGQNKGMRPMQLLLSGIGGCSTIDILDILKKQRQEVKDIKVNVNATRYEGEVPSLFKTIQLEYVLYGSLDEGKVKRAIDLSLDKYCSVAKILEKTAEISYSFQIKP
- a CDS encoding nucleoside phosphorylase; the encoded protein is MNIPSSEIILNADGSIYHLGLRPEHLTDIILTVGDPDRVAEVSKYFDSVDVKISRREFVTHVGRLGNQEIMVISSGIGTDNVEILLTELDILANVDLATLQPHKNTRSLKIIRIGTSGALREDIPLDAHLMSDYAFGLDTLMHFYGLNSDILLKTPAKQLKEHLKLSFDPYCAQADQGIKALFEEDMMIGNTLTCPGFYAPQGRKIRLPIQPDNLHEKLGNYSFVGGRITNFEMETAGYYALGKALGHRMLSTNAIVANRATMTFSQQASKTIDHLIRTVLNKISGLK
- a CDS encoding HEPN domain-containing protein translates to MQSFRTEIENPVVEKDIIELEKKIRLFREGNIDEDRFRSLRLARGVYGQRQQGVQMVRIKIPFGRLTVPQLLRIADVSDEYANGNLHLTTRQDIQLHFVSLDRTPELWAELEKDVLTLREACGNTVRNITASAKAGIDANEAFDVSPYAQAMFEYFLRNPVCQEMGRKFKIALSSSEEDSAFTFIHDIGLIPKIKEIEGKQVRGFKVLIGGGLGAQPQMAEVASEFMEEDQVIPFTEAVLRVFDRHGERTKRGRARMKFLMKSIGVEELLKLASEEHKSLKSKSFVVDRSLVPEQVLPVHKEFGSATLADESKYALWKATNVFAQKQDGYFGVHIKLPLGNIHSDKARLFASIVEKYAANDVRITVNQGFLLKFLTAEALPHLFNALDEIGLAEPGFDSTADVTACPGTDTCNLGISNSTGASSRIEQLIREEYPEFIKNNDIKIKISGCPNSCGQHGIASIGFHGSSMKDKDKKVLPALQVLLGGGVDGNGTGRIGEKITKVPSKRVAETIRLLLDDYDENANNGEYYADYFARQGKMYFYYLLKPLGELENLEAGDYQDWADTNAEETFKVETGVGECAGVVIDLIQTLIIEAEEKLQNAFDNFKAGNFADAIYHAYNAFIIGAKSLLLSDDINPNTQMNVIKEFDVHFVAGGKIKLQSSFEELVMQMREHEPGEDFAKSYLSASQSFLVLIQKIREDQLKGKVHA
- a CDS encoding translocation/assembly module TamB domain-containing protein → MLVATVQIPYIQTRIVHKLAQTITEKTGFQTSIKKVNIKWFDTIVLDSIAVIDDDKIPMIQVSEIAIDFDIRTLIDGRNIYLSEAHIQGGEVNLTKSPVDSTLNMTRFIDNVRSIFKKRGTPKSKAPPVFTISDVHLREMKFSYSDLERPPITTAFDYNHFELEKINGDVKNFRVVADTLELMVNRLRCYEPVNDFTIHDFTGFYQYTNQSMTFRDFDLYAGNSTVRDSVVFHYDSKADLSYFNDSVTINASIKQTEIHSRDLALFAPYLQRFDEFYTISGEFDGLVRNFTVKDFILDYGARSHMAGEVSFDGLPDFKETFIDLNLKEALIDTKDLEQYIDDQESFRTIRKFGDIYINGQFLGFPNDFVANGNAQTALGKIVSDINLKIEDKPIYAGSLALTDFDLSAFSPEPGLFQKTTFNGTINGNGLNVDDADFQLDAKFKYLGVNHYRYKNISTNAHFAKSFFEGKLNIADPNLKFSLNGTVDLRDGKEDIVLEAQLDTAFLKPLKLTEEDIFFSTSLVTNTKGFKIDDLVGDASFSELFVSYQGRNLAVDTLSFESIKSEEERSFKLHSDKFNASLTGKYDFSYLIKDVEELAKEYALIFTNDAEELKAYYSNKKVNSIASYEEQKYELNYEFYLEDFNPVLQLFAPQMSVSYNTLLEGKFTGGYTNIITLHSKIDSIKYDNSLLLDNKIDISTSKITDSTQVLAMVYLESDRQEIDKDELNLTTEDFIFEAIWSDDHIDFQQSIQQENTTNHANLSGELWFLKDTTEIQFHPSDLLVLDHSWFFSDSNKVIITNNEISFSQFALFNQSNEEGMQEISIFGGLSDQPEKTLTLKINHFQVDNLNPLLKRNYQGEVNGFLDIQNIFSADQDSTRQLVLDSEFSIQNFSINNFKVGNIISLADWDNTAKEMRLNLMVNGNGKRIISLNGGYKPQAEVEQLNLKAFFQDANINILEPYFDDYFSEFGGTADGNFTISGTLQYPILLGQGDIQNGSIKINYLNTSYSFDGGIFFDENTIGVKDLTLFDPRNNIAVFNGGIFHDGFTNYVIDLSGSLDNVAVLNTTLKDNDLFYGKGYATGEVSLLGAIENMNITARVRTEKGTKIFIPIESVEDAQQSEFISFVNHQDSVDEVALTDKIDVKGVNLDLEIDITPDAYGELIFDIKTGDIIRGRGEGQLQLLLSSAGEFSMFGDISFLEGGYNFTLYNIINKEFQIQPGSTISWLGDPYGGIVDIDATYQQLASLEPLVLNPEARDNDEVRRRYDAIVYMNLTGDLMTPDIDFKIDVQNYPENNIYLQTAVETLKNSALYGEEETKRQVFSLIVLRRFSEIGSFEGGGNLVSSSVSELLSNQFSYWLSQVDENLVIDVDLGSFDEDRFNTFQLRLSYTFLDGRLRVTRDGGFTNVNNEADAASVIGDVTVEYLLTQNGKLRAKVYNRNTYNSLLNSIGAGNNTTQGISLMHVESFDKVRELFNAARTKGIEEKNRNTNNQQVQDSTKLEPTGNLPLAPLKQGEELIPE